GGAATTTGGTTGCTACTCACCGCTAACTTCACACCGGTCAACATCATCATCGGCATCAGCCTTGCCCTGCTCTTGCCCCAAAGTTCCACCAGACCAGAGCGCCTTAGGGACCTGCTCCGCTCTCTTGCTAGGGTTGTGATCGCTATTCCCCAAGCCTATTGGGAAGCCGTGGAAATGATGCTGCG
The Cyanobacteriota bacterium genome window above contains:
- a CDS encoding cation:proton antiporter; amino-acid sequence: MIRHFLLRLGIWLLLTANFTPVNIIIGISLALLLPQSSTRPERLRDLLRSLARVVIAIPQAYWEAVEMMLR